From a single Lolium rigidum isolate FL_2022 chromosome 7, APGP_CSIRO_Lrig_0.1, whole genome shotgun sequence genomic region:
- the LOC124677789 gene encoding uncharacterized protein LOC124677789: MPNNRIDAAQFFLSQKLKSALLWCIYAFHYYLIITLQQLVASQTIRRYSITPRDLECMLCDETADPMALPLSLLEEITDGFSDKRKIGEGAFAVVYKGKLENRTVAVKRMSNTYMYEKEFRREVECLMMAKHKNVVRFLGYCADTQGTMARHEAKFVMADVQQRLLCFEYLPKGSLHDYITDTSREPRWRNCYQIIMGICQGLHYLHQKNIVHFDLKPANILLDDNLVAKIADFGLSRCFIGETESRVISKIGGTLGYLAPESFNLHTQVTYQHSYRLDIYSLGVIIMEILTKEEYHAVDNVVESWSNMLENSLRDGELEQVRVCAKIGIECTNLNPAKRPDTQHIINRLDEAEHALNELHQGMPNSPGDTSLKENDTAFRVTGTSPCNSIWENTTNLDKLYETIHCLNPDIRRCFEFCSIFPRGSKLRRDELVCLWIAEEFVKTSCATEDMEDIAQGYIQELVSRSFLQPSGTSYDTDCFTIHDVMHDILDQVAGNCFRIENPVSHRGQGWEGDVPRHTQHLFIQNYDGKLITESIIGLEYLRTLIVYVVGKDKPIEEEVIESICKRLPKLRVLAIAFSQKHDPIKHRTKFSFPESVGQLKYLRYLAFRTNKSGKITLPSTLNKLKHIQHLDFGDGHILEVNFVELVDLRHILCSGLLKLPYVGNLIPLQTLPGFRVSNEPGCELKQLRDLNKLRGKLLIRGLENVKSKEEALQANLAAKRLAQLVLQWGNPYSTRCSPEVEAGVLEGMCPPVGLRMLDLQNFEGRRYPDWMVGNHSGGPKYLQELRIVQCSQLIPASGLAEAFPHLRVLNLVKCSWDALPDNMDHLTSLEKLVIFSCMNIQSLPTLPQSLEEFTASWCNHEFLESCQTVGHPNWQKIEYIPKKTIRFTNLLEGLLGCDVM, translated from the exons ATGCCCAACAATAGGATTGATGCTGCACAATTTTTTCTGTCGCAAAAACTAAAGAGTGCCTTATTGTGGTGTATTTATGCCTTTCATTATTATCTAATTATAACACTCCAGCAATTGGTAGCCTCACAAACGATCCGCCGATATAGTATTACACCAAGGGACCTAGAGTGCATGCTATGTGATGAAACTGCAGATCCAATGGCCCTTCCGCTGTCGCTTTTGGAAGAAATCACAGATGGTTTCTCCGATAAGCGGAAAATTGGCGAAGGTGCATTCGCGGTGGTTTATAAG GGAAAGCTTGAGAATAGGACTGTGGCAGTGAAGAGGATGTCCAACACATATATGTATGAGAAGGAGTTCCGCCGAGAAGTTGAATGTCTCATGATGGCGAAGCACAAAAATGTAGTGCGGTTTCTGGGATACTGTGCTGACACACAAGGTACCATGGCAAGGCACGAAGCAAAATTTGTCATGGCGGATGTACAACAAAGGTTGCTCTGCTTCGAGTATCTTCCTAAAGGGAGTCTTCATGACTATATCACGG ATACATCTCGTGAACCTCGGTGGAGAAACTGCTATCAAATTATCATGGGAATTTGTCAAGGGTTACATTATCTTCATCAGAAAAATATTGTCCACTTTGATCTAAAGCCTGCTAATATATTATTGGATGATAATTTGGTGGCAAAAATTGCTGATTTCGGTCTATCAAGGTGCTTTATTGGTGAAACTGAAAGTCGGGTTATCAGTAAGATAGGTGGAACGCT TGGATATTTGGCACCAGAATCATTTAATCTCCATACCCAAGTCACATACCAGCATTCGTATCGTCTTGATATCTACAGTCTTGGTGTAATAATCATGGAGATACTCACCAAAGAGGAGTATCACGCTGTTGACAAT GTTGTTGAAAGTTGGAGCAACATGTTGGAGAACTCACTGAGGGATGGAGAGCTGGAACAGGTTCGAGTATGTGCTAAGATTGGAATAGAGTGCACCAACTTAAATCCCGCGAAGAGACCGGATACACAACATATAATTAATAGACTGGATGAG GCTGAACATGCTCTGAATGAACTGCATCAAGGTATGCCTAACTCACCAGGAGACACAAGCTTAAAG GAAAATGACACTGCATTTAGAGTGACAGGGACAAGTCCATGTAACAGTATTTGGGAAAATACCACAAACCTTGACAAGTTGTATGAAACCATTCATTGTCTTAATCCGGACATCAGGCGATGTTTTGAATTCTGCAGTATTTTCCCTAGAGGATCCAAGTTGAGAAGAGACGAGTTAGTTTGCCTGTGGATAGCCGAAGAGTTTGTAAAGACCAGCTGTGCAACAGAGGACATGGAAGACATAGCGCAGGGGTACATTCAAGAGTTAGTGTCGAGGTCATTTCTGCAACCAAGCGGAACTAGTTATGATACTGATTGTTTTACAATTCATGATGTAATGCATGATATATTAGACCAGGTTGCTGGAAATTGCTTCAGAATTGAGAATCCAGTGAGCCATAGAGGACAAGGTTGGGAAGGAGATGTCCCTCGACATACCCAACATCTTTTTATTCAGAATTATGATGGAAAATTGATTACTGAGTCAATCATTGGGTTGGAATATTTACGCACTCTGATTGTATATGTTGTTGGAAAGGACAAACCAATTGAGGAAGAAGTCATTGAGAGTATATGCAAGAGGCTGCCAAAATTACGGGTATTGGCCATTGCTTTCAGCCAGAAACATGATCCAATCAAGCACCGCACGAAGTTCTCATTTCCAGAGTCCGTTGGTCAGCTGAAATACCTACGCTATCTTGCTTTCAGGACAAACAAGTCTGGCAAGATAACTTTACCAAGCACACTAAATAAACTTAAGCATATCCAGCACCTAGATTTCGGTGATGGACATATTTTGGAAGTAAACTTTGTCGAACTTGTGGACTTGCGACACATATTATGCAGTGGATTGTTGAAGCTTCCTTACGTAGGCAACCTGATCCCACTCCAAACGTTACCAGGCTTCCGAGTGAGTAACGAACCAGGTTGTGAGTTGAAACAACTGAGAGACCTAAACAAGCTTCGAGGCAAACTACTGATCAGAGGCCTTGAAAATGTTAAAAGCAAGGAGGAAGCTCTTCAAGCCAATCTAGCTGCCAAGCGACTCGCTCAACTGGTACTGCAATGGGGTAATCCTTATTCCACAAGGTGCAGTCCAGAAGTTGAAGCAGGTGTACTTGAGGGGATGTGCCCTCCCGTCGGGCTTCGAATGCTGGATCTCCAAAACTTCGAAGGCAGGAGGTACCCAGATTGGATGGTGGGTAATCACAGCGGTGGCCCAAAGTACCTGCAAGAACTTCGCATTGTGCAATGCAGCCAACTGATACCTGCTTCTGGACTTGCCGAGGCTTTCCCTCATCTTCGTGTTCTCAATCTTGTGAAATGCAGCTGGGACGCCCTACCAGACAATATGGATCACCTCACATCGCTCGAGAAACTGGTGATCTTTAGTTGCATGAACATCCAGTCTCTTCCAACACTGCCCCAGTCTCTGGAGGAGTTTACAGCTAGTTGGTGCAATCACGAGTTCCTGGAATCTTGTCAAACTGTGGGACACCCGAACTGGCAAAAGATTGAGTACATCCCCAAGAAAACGATTCGCTTCACAAACC TCCTCGAGGGATTGCTTGGCTGCGATGTAATGTGA
- the LOC124676888 gene encoding pentatricopeptide repeat-containing protein At3g18020-like produces the protein MAAATQPEQPDLGCLVDELCALGRSAEAHHRVALLLSSSSPWRRLDGPTANGLLRRLLRARTPLLTLRLLQAAPFVPSLPNYNRLLALLSSAAAPWLLLLAHRLFLRMRVPPDAGSYAALLSGYACAADPAAAQKLLDEMHHWGLAPSSLARTYLVKAFLRSRDVDAAMNLVDNQLWPSMERFHDEDQGLKNAAFANLVQCLCDEGFFHLVFRIAEEMPQRRCCIPDEFSYAQMIDSLCRAGQHHGASRIVYIMGKRGLCPSTVSYNCIVHGLCTSKKPGGRLRAYQLVMEGVHFGYRPREVTFKVLVEELCREKELPKAKDVLELMLQPQTGHDKPDEETRTRLYNMFLGALRAVDNPSEQLSVLVSMLQGECRPDVITMNTVVHGFCKVGRAQEARKIVDDMINGKFCAPDVVTFTTLISGYLDAGEHAEALHVLHTLMPRRRCAPNVVTYNSVLKGLFCLGLVDEAIQLIDEMKSNNVAADSVTHTLVIKGLCGAGQLEKAKAFWDNVVWPSGIHDGYVYSAIFRGLCKLGKLEQACDFLYELVDCGVYPGVVCYNILIDTACKQGSKKLVYQVVKEMRRNGLSPDAVTWRILDKLHLYSNEEQEEQRQLPTYHMDQSCADNGVKPLISTKNEIPLLLSSSKHLDEVYKNNNEAKVEDVICSPEMPEKPSDFTKSNKEQDYVIDDSASGIIMDKGYTLWDDGFDMQDKQPLRGPLSGVVRKVFGLL, from the coding sequence ATGGCGGCGGCTACGCAACCCGAGCAGCCGGACCTGGGCTGCCTGGTGGACGAGCTCTGCGCGTTGGGCCGCTCCGCCGAGGCGCACCACCGCGTCGCGCTCCTCCTCTCCTCATCCTCCCCGTGGCGCCGCCTCGACGGACCCACCGCcaacggcctcctccgccgtctcCTCCGTGCCCGCACGCCCCTCCTCACGCTCCGCCTCCTCCAGGCCGCCCCGTTCGTCCCATCCCTCCCCAACTAcaaccgcctcctcgcgctcctctcCTCCGCCGCGGCACCATGGCTTCTCCTCCTCGCCCACCGCCTCTTCTTGCGCATGCGCGTGCCCCCGGATGCCGGCTCATACGCTGCGCTCCTCAGCGGGTATGCCTGCGCCGCCGACCCTGCCGCTGCCCAGAAGCTGCTCGACGAAATGCACCACTGGGGACTCGCTCCCAGCTCCCTCGCACGAACCTACCTCGTCAAGGCCTTCCTCCGCAGCCGCGACGTCGACGCAGCCATGAACCTCGTCGACAACCAACTCTGGCCAAGCATGGAGCGGTTCCATGACGAGGACCAGGGACTCAAGAACGCCGCGTTCGCCAACCTCGTGCAGTGCCTGTGTGACGAGGGGTTCTTCCACCTTGTCTTCCGCATCGCCGAGGAGATGCCGCAGCGTCGGTGTTGCATCCCCGACGAGTTCTCCTATGCCCAGATGATTGACTCGCTGTGCCGGGCAGGCCAGCACCATGGCGCGTCCCGGATAGTGTACATCATGGGGAAGAGGGGCCTCTGCCCGAGCACCGTGTCCTACAACTGCATTGTTCACGGGCTTTGCACCAGTAAGAAGCCCGGGGGACGACTCAGGGCATACCAGCTGGTGATGGAAGGCGTGCATTTCGGGTATCGGCCGAGAGAGGTAACATTCAAGGTACTCGTCGAGGAGCTCTGCAGGGAGAAAGAGCTCCCCAAGGCCAAGGATGTCCTGGAGCTGATGCTGCAGCCCCAAACTGGTCATGACAAGCCTGATGAGGAGACCAGGACTAGGCTATACAATATGTTCCTTGGGGCACTGCGTGCTGTCGACAACCCCAGCGAGCAGCTTAGTGTGCTCGTGTCCATGCTGCAGGGGGAATGCAGACCGGATGTAATCACTATGAACACTGTTGTCCATGGCTTCTGCAAAGTTGGGCGGGCCCAGGAGGCTAGGAAGATTGTCGACGACATGATTAATGGGAAATTCTGCGCTCCTGATGTCGTCACGTTCACCACCCTCATTTCTGGATACCTGGATGCAGGTGAGCATGCAGAAGCCCTGCATGTGCTGCATACTTTGATGCCCCGGCGCCGGTGCGCCCCTAATGTCGTCACATACAACTCTGTCCTCAAGGGACTGTTCTGCCTTGGGCTAGTTGATGAAGCAATTCAGCTCATCGACGAAATGAAGTCGAATAATGTTGCTGCCGACTCTGTTACTCACACGTTGGTGATCAAAGGGCTGTGCGGGGCAGGACAACTCGAGAAGGCAAAGGCATTTTGGGATAATGTAGTCTGGCCATCTGGGATACATGATGGTTATGTGTACAGTGCAATCTTCAGAGGCCTTTGCAAGCTTGGGAAACTGGAACAGGCATGCGATTTCCTGTATGAGTTAGTTGACTGTGGGGTTTATCCCGGTGTCGTGTGCTACAATATACTCATCGACACTGCCTGCAAGCAGGGATCTAAGAAGTTAGTCTATCaggtggtgaaggagatgagaAGGAATGGCCTTTCACCAGATGCTGTGACATGGAGGATTCTTGACAAATTGCATCTGTATAGCAATGAAGAACAAGAGGAGCAGCGCCAACTCCCCACTTATCATATGGATCAAAGTTGTGCAGATAACGGAGTAAAGCCTCTCATCTCAACCAAAAACGAGATACCTTTGTTATTGTCATCGTCAAAACATCTTGATGAAGTATACAAGAATAACAACGAAGCTAAGGTTGAAGATGTTATATGCTCACCAGAAATGCCCGAGAAGCCGTCGGATTTTACCAAGTCTAACAAAGAACAGGACTATGTGATAGATGATTCAGCAAGTGGAATAATAATGGACAAGGGTTATACACTCTGGGATGATGGCTTCGACATGCAGGATAAGCAACCTCTAAGAGGGCCACTGTCTGGAGTAGTTAGAAAGGTTTTTGGCCTGCTCTAG